One Halobacterium wangiae genomic window, CGCCGGGACGTGGCTCTGCGTGCGCTACCTCCGCGAGCGCGCCAGCGTCGTCGCGATGCCGACGTCGCTGCGGGAGTGGCGCTCGGAGCTCCGGGGCGACGCGACGCGGCGGTAGCCGCGCCGGGCAGGACCCAGTACTCTGGGAGTCCCGCCGACGAGACTGGTGTGGCTCCCGCGCCGCGAACGCAGGGGGTTTCAATGGCGCGTGCCGAGGAGTGAATATGAGCAACGAACCGATACGCCTCGCGTCCCGTGGGTCGGAGCTGGCGCTCCGGCAGGCCGGCGAGGTCAAGACGACGCTCGCCGACCGACGCCACGAGGTAGAGGTCGTCGAGGTCGAGACGAAGGGCGACCGGGTGACCGACGCCCTCATCAGCGAGCTCGGGAAGACGGGCGCGTTCGTCCACGCGCTCGACCAGGAGGTGCTGGAAGGCAACGTCGACGCCGCCGTCCACTCGATGAAGGACGTGCCGACCGAGATGGCCGACGACCTGCTGGTCGCGGCCGTCCCGCGACGGGGTAACCCGGCTGACGTGCTGGTGACACCCGACGGCGCGACACTCGACGAACTCCCCGCGGGGAGCGTCGTCGGCACCGCGAGCCTGCGCCGGGGCGCACAGGTGCAGGCCCGCCGACCGGACCTGACGGTCGAACCCATCCGCGGGAACGTCGACACCCGCGTCGAGAAACTGCTCGCGCCCGCCCTGCAGGCCGAACACGAGGCCCGCACGGAGGCCGAGAAGGAACGGAAGGCCGAGAACGGCCGCGAGCAGCGCAGCACCGACAATGAGACCATCCGCGGCGGCATCCAGAACATCGAGGAGAACCGGGACGACGAGGACGACTCCCGGGAGAACGCGGAGTACGACCAGACGGTCGAGGAGTGGTTCGAGTCGCTGTCGCCGCTCCAGCAGTCCGCGATGGGCCGGGAGGTCGACACCGAGTACGACGCCGTCGTGCTCGCTCGCATCGGCCTCGAGCGCACCGGCCTGATCCACCACGTCGGAATCGCCGAGTTGCCCAAGGAGAGCCACGTGCCCTCGGCCGGCCAGGGCGCGCTCTGCATCACAACGCACCGCGACAGCGACGTCGCCGACGACCTGCGGGAGGCGCTCGACCACGTGCGCTCGCGGGTGGAGACGACCGTCGAACGCGTCGTCCTCGAGGAACTCGGCGGTGGTTGCATCGCGCCCATCGGCATCTACGCGCTACTGAAGGGCGAGATCGTGCGGACGTCCGTGCAGGTGTTCAGTCGGGACGGTACCGAGCGGGTCGCGGAGACCCGGGACCTCGACGCCGAGAACTACGCCAGCGAGGCCCGCGAGTTCGCGGCCGACCTCCGGGAGCGCGGCGCCGCAGAGCTCATCGAGGCGGCCCGGCGGGAGGCCTGAGATGCCCGGGACGGTGTACCTCGTCGGCAGCGGCCCGGGCGACCCCGAACTGCTGACGGTGAAGGCGAAGCGACTGCTCGACGAGTCAGACGTCGTGCTCCACGACAAGCTGCCGGGCCCCGCCATCCTCGAGGAGATTCCCGAGAGCAAACGAGAGGACGTCGGGAAGCGCGCGGGCGGCGAGCGCACCTCCCAGTCGGAGATCAACGAGCGCATGGTCGAACTCGCCGAGGACGGCAACGACGTCGTGCGCCTGAAGGGCGGCGACCCGTTCGTCTTCGGCCGCGGCGGCGAGGAGATGCAGTACCTCGCCGCACACGGCGTCCCCTTCGAGGTTGTGCCGGGCGTCACGTCCGCGGTGGCAGCGCCCGCCGCGGCGGACATCCCGGTGACGCACCGCGACCACGCCTCCAGCGTCTCGTTCGTCACGGGCCACGAGGACCCGACGAAACCCGAGTCCGCGGTGGACTGGGAGGCGCTCGCCGACACCGGCGGCACCATCGTCGTGCTGATGGGCGTCGGCAGACTCCCCGACTACACCCGGGAACTCCGGGACGCGGGGGTGGACCCCGAGACGCCCGTCGCGCTCGTCGAGAAGGGGACTCGCCCCGGCCAGAGAGTCGCCACGGGCACGCTCGACACTATCGTGGACGTGCGCGACGAGGCGGGCATCGAACCGCCAGCGGTGACCGTCGTCGGCGGCGTCGCGGGGCTCTGGGAGGACGTGGAGGCCGGGCGATGAACGTCGCCGTCTTCCGCCCGGACGACGAGCGCCTCGCCGAGGCCGTCGCCCTGCTCGAATCGCTGGGCGCGACTCCCGTCCCGGACCCGATGCTCGCCGTCGAACCCACTGGCGCAGCGCCCCGCAGTGACGCCGACTTCACGCTCCTCACGAGCAAGACCGGCGTCGAACTCGCCGCCAGCGAGGGGTGGGCGCCCGGCGACACCGTGCTCTGCGCCATCGGCGAGGCTACCGCCGAAGCCTGCCGCGACGCCGGCTGGACGGTGGACCGCGTCCCCGAGGAGTACACGAGTTCGGGGCTCGTCGCCGCGCTCAGCGAGGACGTGGCCGGCGCGCGCGTCGAAGTGGCGCGCTCGGACCACGGCTCCGCGGAACTCACCGACGGCCTGAACGACGCGGGCGCGTTCGTACACGAGACAGTGCTATACGAACTCGTTCGACCCGCCGGTGCGGGAGAGTCCGCCGAACTCGCCGCGGACGGCGACCTCGACGCCGCACTGTTCTCGTCGTCGCTCACCGTCGAACACTGGCTCGACGCCGCCCGCGAACACGGCATCGAGGCGGCCGCGAGGGACGGACTCCGGAGTGCGGTGATCGGCTGTATCGGTCCGCCGACCCGCGAGACGGCCGAATCCCACGGAATCGACGTCGACGTGGTTCCCAAGGACGCCGACTTCGAGCAGCTTGCACGGGCGGCCGTCGAAGAGCGCTGAGGCCTCGATTTCTGCGACCAGCGTTCCCGAGCGGCGGCTTCTGCCGTGAATCGACCACTCTCCTCGGTGCGACCCCCTCCATCGGGCAGAAGTCCGGTTTCCCGCACCTGTAGAGCGCTACGCTCCCGTTTTCTGTGTGCCAGTGTCAGTGGTAGAGCGACACCAGCTAGAATCGATAAATCGTATTCTGCGATATAGAATTGCCAGGGTGGCGCACGAGAACGAGCCAGACGAAGCCCCGCAGATCGACGGCTGAGCGGCCAGGAGCGCGAAATCCCGAGTTATGACCGCCTTACTGGCCGTCTCGGGGCGTTCGAGCAGTTGTCCGGGGTCGAGGCCCGCAGTTTATACCCGATGGCGCGCAACACTCTCTCGATGGACGCACCGGTCCCGGAACTCGAAGCGCGGGCGGACGCCTGCGCAGACGCCCTCCGCGACGCCGACAGCGTGTTACTGGCGTCGCACATCGACGCCGACGGCCTGACGAGCGCTGGCATCGCGTCGACGGCGCTCGAACGCGCCGGCATCACGCACGACGTGGTGTTCTCGAAACAGCTCGACGACGAGGAGATCGCGGGCATCGCGGCCCACGACCACGACACCGTGCTGTTCACGGACTTCGGGAGCGGGCAACTGGATAGCATCGCCGAACACGAGGAACGGGGCGACTTCACACCCGTCATCGCGGACCACCACCAGCCCGCCGAGGCGGACACCCAGTTCCACCTGAACCCCCTGCTGGAGGGCGTGGACGGCGGGAAAGAACTCTCGGGCGCTGGCGCCAGCTACGTCCTCGCGCGGGCACTACTCAGCGACGAAGCGACGGACCTCGCGGCACTCGCGGTGGTCGGCGCCGTCGGCGACATGCAGACGGTGAACGGCGAACTCGTCGGCGCGAACGTCGCTATCGCCGAGGAGGGCGTCGCGGCGGGCGTGCTGGACACCGCGAAGGACCTCGCGCTGTACGGCACGCAGACGCGGCCGCTGCCGAAACTGCTGGAGTACGCCAGCGAGGTGTACGTCCCCGGCATCACGAACGACCAGAACGGCGCGATGCGGTTCCTCGACGGCCTCGACGTCGACCTCCACGACGGCGGCGACTGGCGGACGTGGGCGAGCCTCGACCACGACGAGCGCCAGACCGTCGTGAGCGCGCTCGTCAAGCGCGCGGTGCGCAACGGCGTCTCCGGCGACAAGGTGACGGACCTCGTTGGGACGACGTACACGTTGCTCGAGGAGGAAGCTGGCACGGAGCTCCGGGACGCGAGCGAGTTCTCCACCCTGCTGAACGCGACGGCTCGCTACGAGCGCGGCGACGTGGGTCTCGCGGTCTGTCTGGGGGAACGAGGCGAACCGCTGGACTCCGCCAGGGAACTCCTGCGGACCCACCGCCGGAACCTCTCGGAGGGGCTGTCCTGGGTGAAAGACGAGGGCGTCACCGTCGAGGACGACCTCCAGTGGTTCCACGCGGAGGACCGCATCAGGGAGACCATCGTCGGCATCGTCGCCGGGATGGCGCTGGGCGCTGAGGACGTCGAGAGCGACCGCCCCATCGTCGGTTTCGGGGAGAAGAACGACGAGGAGGTGAAGGTGTCCGCGCGTGGCACCCCGGCGCTCGTCAACCGTGGACTCGACCTCTCCGTCGTGATGCGGGAGGCCTCCCAGTCCGTCGGCGGCGACGGCGGCGGCCACACGGTCGCCGCGGGCGCGACCGTACCGAAGGGCGAGGAGCGCGCGTTCCTCGACGCCGCGGCCGACGAGATCGCCGCCCAGATCGAGTGACGGAACGCCTAACTGAGGGCGGATCGAACGGTTCTGCGTGCTCCCGAGCCTCGACGCACTGCGAGCGCGGATCTACCGCCTCGGGTTCTCCTACTTCCCCGCGTACTGGACGACGGGCGCGAAACTCGTCGACCTGGCGCCGGACTTCTCGTCCGCTCGCGTGGCGCTCCCCCTGAACTGGCGCACGCGGAACGTCGTCGGCACCACGTTCGGCGGCAGCATCTACGGCGCCGTCGACCCGGTGTACATGGTGCTGTTGCGGAGCCGCCTCGGCGACGCGTTCACTGTCTGGGACCGGGCGGCGAGCATCGAGTACCACGAACCCGGCAGGGGGACGCTGTACGCCGACTTCGAGGTGCCCGACGCGGACGTCCGAGAGCTCCGCTCGCTGGCCCCCGGCGAGTCGACCGAGCGCGTCTACGAGGTGGCGGTCGTCGACGCCGACAGCGAGGTCCACGCCGAGGTGGAGAAGACCCTGTACGTGCGTCGCGACGAGTGACTACCAGGTCGCTTCGCAGACACGCAGCCAGTTCTCGAACGCTATCCTCCGCACGTCCGACGCCGGGTAGCCGGCGTCGTACCCGGGTCGTCTGCCGGTTAGCCCACCGTAGCTGCGCCACAGATTGTGGGCGGGAGAGGAGTGTACTTTCGGCCACCCCCAATTTTATATATCGCAGCATGGAGTTTATCGTGTGCGGGGAGAGGTCCACGAGAGGGCTGGACGAAACGCCCAGAGACAGCCACTCGAGTGGTGAGAGCCGGGATTCCACTCCCACGGGCGCGCGAGAGGACACGACACAGGAGGAGAACACAGAAGGACCACAGGGTGAGCCTCGACCAGCACCTGGAGGCCTGGTGTGGAACGACCATCGAGCTCCGCCCGGGAACGGAACCGGCCGTCGAAACCGAGGTGCCGACCAACGACGACCTGCCGACGGCCCCGGCGATCGAGACGAGTCGAGAGTCGCGGGCCACAGGACGAGAGCCACCGACAGACCCGGAACGTGAGCACATCGGGAGCGGTGAACGGTGATACGGCGAGCGGCGGAAAGTCTCGTCACGGCGAGGCAACCAGACGTCCCACAGTCGCCGAAGAGAACGGAGGGTAGGAGACCAGCGTTCAGTCGAAATCAGGACTCCGGCCCTGCGAGGGACCCCCGAGCATCTCGAAGACTGTCGATTCGCGAGGCCTGAGAGGAGGGAGACGAGAGACACCGAGGGCAAATTACCGGATAGAGACGGGGAGAGAACCTGCGACCACGTCCAGCGAGGCTAGCTGCAGACCGCTAGAATCCACGAAGGCCGATACCAGCCCTCGAGTGCCAGCCAGGAGGCGACTCCTCGCAACGCAGTCCAGGCGGCGGGCTCCGACGTGGCTGGCCACCAGTTCAACGTCGCCGCGGGCCCAGCGCACGGGACCACCGGTTTACCCCGGACGAGCAACCCCACAGACCGTCGCGATCGCCGTTCTAACCACGCGAAGACCCGAGCTGCGAGGAGTTCTGTGTGTGGAACGAGCCGACCAGTGGCGATTCGATATCGCGATATAGGATTTATGGAGAGATCGTCGCGACCTTTCCGGGAACTGCGCGAAGCGCCACAGAAGAGGGTTTCAACGCCTCAGGCCGTGAATTCGACGGGGCGTGTGCCCATGAACGCGGTCTCGTAGCCCTCGTGGCGAGCGACCTGGGGAGGAGCACCGACGCCAAGCACGAGTTCGTCGCCGGTCTCGACTGACGGCGCGCGAGCGGCGTAGTGGTAGCCCAGCGCCGGATCCAGCGACGGCGCGAGAGTAGCGTCGAACAGCACGTCCTCGCCGCGGCGGAGTGTGGCGAACAGCGTCATGAACGGGAGCGGCGTCGACGACGGGGTGTGCGGCGAGACGGCGAGGTAGGCGTCACCGCCGTCGAAAGCGTCGGAGACCACGGTGACGGCGAACGTGGTGTCACCGACCGCCTGGACGCCGACGCTGTCACCCGGGAGGGCGTCGACGGTTGGCGTGCTCGCGACCGGGACGCCGTCGAGTGGCCGTGGCTCCAGGGACCCCTTCCGTGAAGCGCGTTCCGGTGTATCGAATGCGACGTCCGGGGTGTCGTTCGCGAGCGTCATCGAGAACTGGAACGCCGCTACAGGGTCCAGCCCCTCCAGTTCTCGCGTGTACTGTGTGTCCGACGGCGCGGTCTGGACACGGACGTCGTAGGTACCGGGTCCGCCGAGTTCGACGTTGTCACCGTAGTGGAAGCCGAGTCGCTGGGAGAGCATCGGCCAGCCGGCGGCGTCGTAGAACTGCTCGTCCCCGCGTGAGACCGTGAGCCGGGGTTCGGCGCCGCAGAGCACGCGCCCGGTCTCGTCGTCCCACACCACTGCGAGCAAGTGGACGTCGCCGTCGGCCTCGACCGGGCTCGTGCGTTCGCCCGTGACGGCCCAGAACCGGAGCGGGTGGGTGAGACGGAGCGCACAGCGGAGCCGGCCGGACTCGGCGATCTCGACGACCCGGAGTGCAGCGGCGTGCGTGGGGACGTAGACGCCCTCGGGCCGGCCGTCGGCGGTCGGCGGCGGCGTCGGCGACTGCGACGAGCGACCCGAACAGCCGGCGAACCCAGCGAGGCCCGCCAGAAACGCTCTCCGGCCGATTTCCGGCGATTTCGGGTACACGACCGGCTATCCGAGCGGCAGAAACAAGGCCGTTACGCAACGGCCGATAAATCGTATTTCGCGATATAGAATCGAGTGGGTGGCGACGAACTCAACGAGCCCCTCGCACCCCGAGACCGCTAACCGACGGGCACTTGGCGCGTCCAGTCCAACGTTCGGCAATGAGCGAGTTGACGCCCGAGGAGTTCGAGGAACAGAAGTACGTCGACTACTTCCCGAAGCTCCAGACCGCGTACAAGCGCGCGTTCAACGAGATGAACGAGAACTACGACTCCGACATCGTCCACGGCATCGACCAGACGGTTCTCGCGGAAGCCGAACCCCACTACGAGGGCGACGGCGAGTTCTCCCTCGACCTGCCCGAGGACCCGGCGTCGCAACTCGATGGCGTGCTGGCCAGCGACGAGAAGGTCGAGCGCGTGCTGGAGCTGTACCTCGAGGAGCTCCAGCGACAGCTCCAGAAGATGTTCGGGGTCGGCGAGGCCGCACCGGGCGACGAAAAGGCCTAAGCCCCGCGGGCCCCAACTCCGGTCCATGAGCACCGAGACTCAGGACGGGGACGACCTGGAGGAGCGCGTCAACAACTTCCTCCGCCGGAACTTCCCACAGATCCAGATGCACGGCGGCACCGCGGCCATCCAGAACATCGACCGCGAGGAGGGCGTCGTCGACCTCCAGCTCGGCGGCGCGTGTTCGGGCTGCGGTATCTCCCCGATGACGATCCAGGCGATCAAGTCCCGCATGACCAAGGAGATCCCCGAGATCGACACGGTCCACGCCGACACCGGCATGGGCGGGGACAGCGGGATGAGCCCGTCGTTCCCCGGCGAGGACACCGACAGCGAGGACCGCGAAGAAGACGAAGGCCCCCAGGCCCCGTTCTAGACGGTCAGTCCTCCGTCCAGTAGTAGATCTCTTCCTTCTCGGCGCCGCAGTTCGGGCACTCCTCCGGGAACGAGTCCTGGAGGTCGCCCATCTCGC contains:
- the hemC gene encoding hydroxymethylbilane synthase, with the translated sequence MSNEPIRLASRGSELALRQAGEVKTTLADRRHEVEVVEVETKGDRVTDALISELGKTGAFVHALDQEVLEGNVDAAVHSMKDVPTEMADDLLVAAVPRRGNPADVLVTPDGATLDELPAGSVVGTASLRRGAQVQARRPDLTVEPIRGNVDTRVEKLLAPALQAEHEARTEAEKERKAENGREQRSTDNETIRGGIQNIEENRDDEDDSRENAEYDQTVEEWFESLSPLQQSAMGREVDTEYDAVVLARIGLERTGLIHHVGIAELPKESHVPSAGQGALCITTHRDSDVADDLREALDHVRSRVETTVERVVLEELGGGCIAPIGIYALLKGEIVRTSVQVFSRDGTERVAETRDLDAENYASEAREFAADLRERGAAELIEAARREA
- the cobA gene encoding uroporphyrinogen-III C-methyltransferase produces the protein MPGTVYLVGSGPGDPELLTVKAKRLLDESDVVLHDKLPGPAILEEIPESKREDVGKRAGGERTSQSEINERMVELAEDGNDVVRLKGGDPFVFGRGGEEMQYLAAHGVPFEVVPGVTSAVAAPAAADIPVTHRDHASSVSFVTGHEDPTKPESAVDWEALADTGGTIVVLMGVGRLPDYTRELRDAGVDPETPVALVEKGTRPGQRVATGTLDTIVDVRDEAGIEPPAVTVVGGVAGLWEDVEAGR
- a CDS encoding uroporphyrinogen-III synthase → MNVAVFRPDDERLAEAVALLESLGATPVPDPMLAVEPTGAAPRSDADFTLLTSKTGVELAASEGWAPGDTVLCAIGEATAEACRDAGWTVDRVPEEYTSSGLVAALSEDVAGARVEVARSDHGSAELTDGLNDAGAFVHETVLYELVRPAGAGESAELAADGDLDAALFSSSLTVEHWLDAAREHGIEAAARDGLRSAVIGCIGPPTRETAESHGIDVDVVPKDADFEQLARAAVEER
- a CDS encoding single-stranded-DNA-specific exonuclease RecJ, which encodes MDAPVPELEARADACADALRDADSVLLASHIDADGLTSAGIASTALERAGITHDVVFSKQLDDEEIAGIAAHDHDTVLFTDFGSGQLDSIAEHEERGDFTPVIADHHQPAEADTQFHLNPLLEGVDGGKELSGAGASYVLARALLSDEATDLAALAVVGAVGDMQTVNGELVGANVAIAEEGVAAGVLDTAKDLALYGTQTRPLPKLLEYASEVYVPGITNDQNGAMRFLDGLDVDLHDGGDWRTWASLDHDERQTVVSALVKRAVRNGVSGDKVTDLVGTTYTLLEEEAGTELRDASEFSTLLNATARYERGDVGLAVCLGERGEPLDSARELLRTHRRNLSEGLSWVKDEGVTVEDDLQWFHAEDRIRETIVGIVAGMALGAEDVESDRPIVGFGEKNDEEVKVSARGTPALVNRGLDLSVVMREASQSVGGDGGGHTVAAGATVPKGEERAFLDAAADEIAAQIE
- a CDS encoding DUF4442 domain-containing protein, coding for MLPSLDALRARIYRLGFSYFPAYWTTGAKLVDLAPDFSSARVALPLNWRTRNVVGTTFGGSIYGAVDPVYMVLLRSRLGDAFTVWDRAASIEYHEPGRGTLYADFEVPDADVRELRSLAPGESTERVYEVAVVDADSEVHAEVEKTLYVRRDE
- a CDS encoding iron transporter yields the protein MYPKSPEIGRRAFLAGLAGFAGCSGRSSQSPTPPPTADGRPEGVYVPTHAAALRVVEIAESGRLRCALRLTHPLRFWAVTGERTSPVEADGDVHLLAVVWDDETGRVLCGAEPRLTVSRGDEQFYDAAGWPMLSQRLGFHYGDNVELGGPGTYDVRVQTAPSDTQYTRELEGLDPVAAFQFSMTLANDTPDVAFDTPERASRKGSLEPRPLDGVPVASTPTVDALPGDSVGVQAVGDTTFAVTVVSDAFDGGDAYLAVSPHTPSSTPLPFMTLFATLRRGEDVLFDATLAPSLDPALGYHYAARAPSVETGDELVLGVGAPPQVARHEGYETAFMGTRPVEFTA
- a CDS encoding DUF5783 family protein, with protein sequence MSELTPEEFEEQKYVDYFPKLQTAYKRAFNEMNENYDSDIVHGIDQTVLAEAEPHYEGDGEFSLDLPEDPASQLDGVLASDEKVERVLELYLEELQRQLQKMFGVGEAAPGDEKA
- a CDS encoding NifU family protein, whose product is MSTETQDGDDLEERVNNFLRRNFPQIQMHGGTAAIQNIDREEGVVDLQLGGACSGCGISPMTIQAIKSRMTKEIPEIDTVHADTGMGGDSGMSPSFPGEDTDSEDREEDEGPQAPF